A single region of the Chionomys nivalis chromosome 5, mChiNiv1.1, whole genome shotgun sequence genome encodes:
- the Sde2 gene encoding splicing regulator SDE2 isoform X2 yields MAEAAVLAWVRGPGTGCKALPWASARCSVRDVVYRHCQEQEIPADCFFVKCNGALVAPSDTVQHGAVYSLEPRLYGGKGGFGSMLRALGAQIEKTTNREACRDLSGRRLRDVNHEKAMAEWVKQQAEREAEKEQKRLERLQRKLAEPKHCFSSPDYQRQCHEMAERLEDSVLKGMQAASSKMVSADISETRKRPNKSKADHRSGAKKKKCFWLGMEGLEASEESSAGSSDDDSNEVSGTSGLNCCAPEHGSDGVEVAASCPCSPQRSGLSTHSEAPEQLQKTMTDPGQDIVENTQTGRGETSSGEHTERKIVTETEDGPAKKETESPKPTQKDQETGVTGRDRTAVALSEEDSESVPVANLEGNHSGDTALSREAVDLFAFSSVAELESLGLERLKCELMALGLKCGGTLQERAARLFSVRGLAKEHIDPALFAKPSKGKKK; encoded by the exons GAAATCCCTGCGGACTGCTTCTTTGTGAAATGCAATGGAGCCCTCGTTGCCCCCAGTGACACGGTGCAGCATGGAGCTGTGTACAGTTTGGAGCCCAGACTTTATGGAGGGAAAGGAG GTTTTGGGTCTATGCTTCGAGCACTTGGTGCACAGATAGAGAAGACAACCAATCGTGAAGCCTGCCGGGATCTCAGTGGGAGGAGATTACGAGATGTCAATCATGAGAAAGC GATGGCCGAGTGGGTCAAGCAGCAAGCTGAGCGGGAGGCTGAGAAGGAGCAGAAGCGCCTGGAGAGACTGCAGCGGAAGCTCGCAGAGCCTAAGCACTGCTTCAGCAGCCCCGATTACCAGAGGCAGTGCCATGAGATGGCTGAGCGTCTGGAGGACTCTGTCCTTAAAG GTATGCAAGCTGCCTCCAGCAAGATGGTGTCAGCAGACATCAGTGAGACTCGGAAACGGCCTAACAAGTCGAAGGCAGACCACAGATCTGgtgcaaagaaaaagaagtgctTCTG GTTGGGCATGGAAGGACTAGAGGCTTCCGAGGAGTCCAGTGCTGGAAGCTCAGATGACGACAGCAACGAAGTCTCTGGTACTTCTGGGCTGAACTGCTGTGCTCCAGAACATGGTAGTGACGGTGTTGAGGTGGCAGCCAGCTGTCCTTGCAGTCCTCAGCGCTCAGGATTGAGTACACACTCTGAGGCTCCGGAACAGCTGCAGAAAACCATGACTGACCCTGGGCAGGACATTGTGGAGAACACACAAACTGGACGGGGAGAGACATCTTCCGGGGAGCACACCGAAAGGAAGAtagtcacagaaacagaagatggCCCAGcaaagaaggagacagagagtcCCAAACCCACACAGAAAGACCAAGAGACAGGAGTGACTGGTAGAGACAGAACTGCCGTGGCACTATCTGAAGAAGATAGCGAAAGCGTCCCTGTTGCTAACCTGGAGGGAAACCACTCAGGAGACACA gCTCTCAGTCGGGAAGCTGTGGATCTGTTTGCATTCAGCTCTGTGGCAGAGTTGGAGTCACTGGGTTTGGAGAGGCTCAAGTGCGAGCTGATGGCCCTTGGACTGAAGTGTGGGGGCACCCTGCAGGAGCGTGCAGCCAGACTCTTCTCTGTCAGGGGCCTGGCAAAGGAGCACATTGACCCTGCTTTATTTGCCAAGCCttcaaaagggaagaagaaatga
- the Sde2 gene encoding splicing regulator SDE2 isoform X1 codes for MAEAAVLAWVRGPGTGCKALPWASARCSVRDVVYRHCQEQEIPADCFFVKCNGALVAPSDTVQHGAVYSLEPRLYGGKGGFGSMLRALGAQIEKTTNREACRDLSGRRLRDVNHEKAMAEWVKQQAEREAEKEQKRLERLQRKLAEPKHCFSSPDYQRQCHEMAERLEDSVLKGMQAASSKMVSADISETRKRPNKSKADHRSGAKKKKCFWLGMEGLEASEESSAGSSDDDSNEVSGTSGLNCCAPEHGSDGVEVAASCPCSPQRSGLSTHSEAPEQLQKTMTDPGQDIVENTQTGRGETSSGEHTERKIVTETEDGPAKKETESPKPTQKDQETGVTGRDRTAVALSEEDSESVPVANLEGNHSGDTQALSREAVDLFAFSSVAELESLGLERLKCELMALGLKCGGTLQERAARLFSVRGLAKEHIDPALFAKPSKGKKK; via the exons GAAATCCCTGCGGACTGCTTCTTTGTGAAATGCAATGGAGCCCTCGTTGCCCCCAGTGACACGGTGCAGCATGGAGCTGTGTACAGTTTGGAGCCCAGACTTTATGGAGGGAAAGGAG GTTTTGGGTCTATGCTTCGAGCACTTGGTGCACAGATAGAGAAGACAACCAATCGTGAAGCCTGCCGGGATCTCAGTGGGAGGAGATTACGAGATGTCAATCATGAGAAAGC GATGGCCGAGTGGGTCAAGCAGCAAGCTGAGCGGGAGGCTGAGAAGGAGCAGAAGCGCCTGGAGAGACTGCAGCGGAAGCTCGCAGAGCCTAAGCACTGCTTCAGCAGCCCCGATTACCAGAGGCAGTGCCATGAGATGGCTGAGCGTCTGGAGGACTCTGTCCTTAAAG GTATGCAAGCTGCCTCCAGCAAGATGGTGTCAGCAGACATCAGTGAGACTCGGAAACGGCCTAACAAGTCGAAGGCAGACCACAGATCTGgtgcaaagaaaaagaagtgctTCTG GTTGGGCATGGAAGGACTAGAGGCTTCCGAGGAGTCCAGTGCTGGAAGCTCAGATGACGACAGCAACGAAGTCTCTGGTACTTCTGGGCTGAACTGCTGTGCTCCAGAACATGGTAGTGACGGTGTTGAGGTGGCAGCCAGCTGTCCTTGCAGTCCTCAGCGCTCAGGATTGAGTACACACTCTGAGGCTCCGGAACAGCTGCAGAAAACCATGACTGACCCTGGGCAGGACATTGTGGAGAACACACAAACTGGACGGGGAGAGACATCTTCCGGGGAGCACACCGAAAGGAAGAtagtcacagaaacagaagatggCCCAGcaaagaaggagacagagagtcCCAAACCCACACAGAAAGACCAAGAGACAGGAGTGACTGGTAGAGACAGAACTGCCGTGGCACTATCTGAAGAAGATAGCGAAAGCGTCCCTGTTGCTAACCTGGAGGGAAACCACTCAGGAGACACA caggCTCTCAGTCGGGAAGCTGTGGATCTGTTTGCATTCAGCTCTGTGGCAGAGTTGGAGTCACTGGGTTTGGAGAGGCTCAAGTGCGAGCTGATGGCCCTTGGACTGAAGTGTGGGGGCACCCTGCAGGAGCGTGCAGCCAGACTCTTCTCTGTCAGGGGCCTGGCAAAGGAGCACATTGACCCTGCTTTATTTGCCAAGCCttcaaaagggaagaagaaatga